The following is a genomic window from Mustela erminea isolate mMusErm1 chromosome 14, mMusErm1.Pri, whole genome shotgun sequence.
tacacatttgttaaaaatgctatttaaggggaagaaaaagaattattgacaaacctcttttccttattttgtaaACAGTGGACAAGATTGTAAGGAAGCCTAACCTAAACTAGAATTGCAGTGAGCATTTCTGCAATGACCCAAATGAtggagagttttttgttttttgttttttttctcacattttaaactttttatttgcgTATTAAAAAATTGTGCATTCCAATACTTAAaatcattcaaagaaaaaaaatggcactcTGACTAAACTGCAGTTTACCGCCCGGCAAGACACCTTGGACCAGCTTAGTTTTTACTAGTTGTGTCCACCCAGCTTCTTCCTTCGCCGGCATACAAGTTATTTTCCTTCCCCTGCCAATGTATAGGAGGTTTGGCTTCCCAGTCAGTAGTTCAGATTCTTTGCTAAGAATGAGGGGACCATAGTCATTTAAACTTGATCCAACCTCTTTGCATCTTAAAAGTTAAACAgctaaaaagaagtaaataagaaGGCAATGCTTGTGGAATGTATAGTGCGTATCAGCGGCGCCCGCCTCATTACGATTCGCCCGCTTGCTTCTCCTGTTCAATCGTTTCTTTTGAAGGCAGTggatttttctcttgtgtttctgtcttcttcaatttcgaCTTATCGAATTTCTCAATCTCAACCATATCGGGTTTGTCAGACATGGTTGCAGAGCAAGCGGAGAGAGGTGTGCGAGTGAGAGAAGACCGGTCTGCTCAGGAGCCGCCACCGAATGATGGAGAGTTTTTTATTCAGCATTCTGAGCgagtacttttatttctctttcaggaGCATaaggagaattattttttattcccttATAAAACCCACTAtcaatgaaaagggagagagagaaatagaaccaattaCTACCTCTCAGGCCTTGCAGATTGCTGGCAGAGCTGGTAGATTCAGTTCAAAATATAAGGAGGGAGAAGTGACAACAATGAATCGAGAAGACCTcagtttattaaaggaaattTTGAATAGGCCCGTGGATCCTATAAAGGTAAGATGTAACATGTCAATTACTTCTCCGTGGAGGAcagtcattccttccttcatgtACCTTCCAGACTCTTGCTTCTGACCCCTGGAAatagaaataagcaaaagaaagttTTGTGCCGTGAAAATCATGTCAAGAAAGCTCTACTTTACTGCTTTGGAGAGGCATACCTTCATCGGAGAATGGTGTGCAAATGAAAGGTCCAGATGAAACAAGTGTAGTGAACCTGATACTCCTTTAGTTCTTCCTGTCTGATGATGGGTCGAGGAGGGGCGTAGTTGCTTCAGGTGGGCACACAGCTGTGTCAACAGACCGAAAAATTATGAGAAGTTTGAATAGCACATATCCTCCACAATGTCTGTAACATGTGGGAGAATGTGGGAGAAGCCTTGAGTGTGGGGCAGAAACTGTACTAAGCGATACAACTTTGAGCTAGTAAGGACAAGGTTCCGTTTTGGTTAGTGCAGTTAGTTGAGGCAGCAGCATATGTATTTTAAGCAAACCGTTACAATTTAAGTTGCTTGGAAAATTCACTTATAAATTAACGTGGCTCGTTTTATTCTTCAGGGGTGCTGGTAAAGGGGAGTAGAAATGAGGTGATGCAAGGAAACATTCCTGGAGGAAGGCTGTGGTTGAACTAATTTATGTAACTTTTGTTAAGAGTGCAGTTGATAATGACACACCCGCACTTTTCTCCTGTGTGCCTCGGTACCTCATACTCCGCCTCCCTCCCATGACTCGTCTCTTCTTTCCTCCATTcatcctttgctctttctctttcccatgcCCTTTCTCTCTGCGTATACTTAACTGTAGGCATTTATTGGTACTGGAATACCGTTGAAGAGATCATTGGCCTCCAGTTAAGACATTCTCTCCTgtatttgtcagttttattgCCTTGGCTAAAGTGATTGATTTCCCTTGTTCGTTTTTGTTAAGTGAAGATAACTGAGACCCTGGAAAGCAGTTTTGGTACTCTGTCAAATCATCATAGATTTTAGGAGTACAACTAAGATACCTGCAAAAGATTGACTAAGTACTCAGTTGGGTATAATTGGTTGATTTTACTGAAtcatcagctttcttttttttttttttttttttttaaagattttatttatttatttgacagacagagatcacaagtaggtagagaggcaggcagagagagagagaggaggaagcaggctccctgctgagcagagagcccgatgtgggactcgatcccaggaccctgagatcatgacctgagctgaaggcagaggcttaacccactgagccacccaggcgccctcatcagCTTTCTTAATTGGTAATAAATGGGAAAGTgatattgcttttttcttttttactcaaaTTCTTGTCATTTAACTAATTTGGCTAGAGCTTAGCCTATTTGAATATAGgagtattttgaaataacttaaGGAAAGttgtcctttaaaaagaaaacttagagtTGATCTTTCTTTTACTAAAGGCAGCCGGTCTTCATCCAACTGCTGAGCAGATTGAAATGTTTGCTTACCATCTCCCTGATACAACACTTTCTAATCTCATTGTAAGTAAAAACTCActtttaaatctcttctaaaatctaaaatttcttttctaaaaatgttggTATGTCAGACAGTTAGAGGTTAACCTCCTGGGCATCAGTGAGTAGTCTGTTTTATGACGTTGCTGCCTGTGAAGTTTATCTTGAAGGTGGAAAAACGTTCTCTTAGAATCTTCTGGGACTCTTGTCCTGAAGAATTTTCTGAGTATTTCAGGTTGGGAAGGCCCAGGGGGAAGTCTTTTGGCTTGGGAAGGCAGTGGATTAAGGGGGGCTTTCTAGAAGACTTACAGatttgaagagattgtcctttgTAGACTTGAGCACTTTATTCCTGCCCACTTAGGCAGTCCAGTAATGTATCTTTCCCCCCGTCCCAGGATATTTTTGTAGACTTTTCACAAGTTGATGGGCAGTATTTTGTCTGCAACATggatgattttaaattttctgcagAGTTGATCCAACATATTCCATTAAGTCTCCGAGTGCGGTATGTTTTCTGCACAGCTCCGATCAACAAGAAGCAGCCCTTTGTCTGTTCTTCATTGTTACAGGTAAGCCTTTGTCTTTGTATTTGCCTTGTTTCAAGTCCATGCATTTCCCCAAACAACACTTTGTTATATAAAGTAAAACGATTGGAGAGTATCTTTCAATATGGGATACTATATAAGAAGTTAGATataaaatggttctttttttcttacaggcACTTTTTTGGGGGTCAGGGAAACTGTTGCTTTGTATTTGGATTTATGTGGTAGCCTTTGTGAAGAAGCTAAAACAAGAACAAGTATAATTTTGGGGGGCTGGTTCTTTGCCTaatgatacacttttttttttcttaatggttcttttggtcttctttttaatatttgtttgtttatttgtctgtttattttaagtaggctccttgcccaaCGTGAGAtgtgaactcacagccctgagatcaagagtcatatgctctgggatgtctgggtggctcagttggttgcatgtctgcctttgtctcaggtcatgtttccaggatcctggtattgagcccttcattggactccttgctcagcagcgagcctgcttctccctctacctgctactcccCAACTTACGCACGCGTTCTCTCTctttgacagataaataaataaaatcttaaaaaaaaaaaaaagagtcaacaggctctaccaactgagccagccagatgccctgatACACTTCTTTCTTAATGGCATTGGGTAATATTTTTTGGAAATTCAGTTTTCCTAATTATAAGGCACTGAGTCAGGGATAGCTATCTTACGCGTTTGGTGCCAAGGTTCTAgccccttttcttttcattcatttgcatagGGATACAAAACTCTGCCTCCTGTGGAGTACAGGATGCTCCCAGACaagggtgggcagggaagggcagtggAAGCTGGACTTCCAGCCCCCTGCCATGTCCTCTCAGCTCGCAGAGCTCTTGCCTCTCACCCCTATTGCCTGTGGCTGGAGTGCTATCTCACTAAACCCCCAAAGGCCTCCTCTTTGAATCCTCCTCACACTCAGTCTCATTGCTGTCTTTTCTGTAGAACTCAGCATTCTGCATACTAACTGTGTTCCTACCAGATCTGTTTCTAAATTTATGCTCTAAATTACTTTGCAAtcacataaataatacataaatgctTTCTCGCTACACTCAGTTAAAACACTACAGATAGGTTAAATTGGGTTACCACCCCCAATCCCAGTCTTCGACGAAGCTACAATTAACAGTTTGTCACTGCAGACCTCTTCCATTGCGTTTGCCtacgtgtgtgtatacatatagaaATTCTAGTTTTGTTGAGTGGGTGTGTTTTCCCATAAGTGTTGTGATGAATTATTCTGCaacttgcctttctcttttcccattaATGTGTCTTAGAGGTATTGCACGTCCCAGGTATTTACCTAGAAAATATGTTACTTAGAGCTGATGTTTATGGGGGAGTTAGTTGGCATAAAGTTGAAGTTCATGGAACAAAGTCTCAACTGCTATAACCTGACCTGGATAGAGCTCAAGACCATGGCCTTGACCCCTTTTATACAGCTTTTCTAATGAAGCAGCAGCATTTTACTAAGGAGTAAGAGGTCCGGAATGGTATAGACCAACAGTCGCTTATATGTTCTGTTAGTGGTAGCATGTTACATTtagagatttttccttttttcttggtcACCATTACTTACTGAACTATAAAAGAGCTCAATCCTTTGGATGGTCTCTAATGCCCCCCTGGATGCTTGTTTGGAATCAGTGTTCTAGGGAGCTCCTTTAGGGCTGGCTGCTGGATGGAGGTACCTGATTGgcatctctctcttcccctctctgcacAGCTCTGTACTTAACTCTTTTACATACCGGGTTTCTACTAGTCTGTGGCCACAAATATTAAAGCCACTGTCTTTGTAAAAGAAACTGAGTTTGGCTTGTCCTGCTTTTAGCAAAGGTTAGTATGGTCACATTTCCATCTTCATGGCTATCCTGTTTGGCACTTATTAAGCTTAGTAGAATCCATGactgaatttaataaaatcataacttttttttttttttttaaagatttcatttatttgacagagaatgagagcacaagcagttggagtgacaggcagagggagagggagggggagaagcatgctccctgccgagcagagagcctgatgtggggctccatcccagaactctgggatcatgacctgagctgaaggcagacgcttaattgactgagccacccaggtgccccaaatcacaACATTATTTAACCATAGTTGTTCTAAAACTGCCTTGCCTCTTGGAAGTATTGGCCTTGTTTAGGTTGAACATTTAGAGATAATTTTCCCTAATCAGCAAATGAACCATTTGAAATCAGCTTATTCTTGAAGCCAAAGATTTTAAACTCTTGCTCTAGAAGTCTCATATGGTTGTGGTCTGTCTGCTGTAGGCAATATCTGTGTCATATGGTTGTGGTCTGATGCATAATTGTGCCTAGTGTTGTTGGGGAGTGGGAGCAGCTTAGTTTTCCAAGCACATTATCCAGCAGTGTCCTGTGGTTCCAGGAGGAGGTGTGGTGGTCTTATGGTAttgatgaggaagctgaagcacAGAGTGGTGGCTTAGCCAAAACACCACAGCCAAGTGAAGAGGCAGTCTTTTTACCAGTTTGATTGACTCATAGGCAACCAACCCAAAGAGTTTCTTTATGATAAGGGAGGACATTAACTAGATACAGCTCATACTTGTAGTTATAGGACTGTTGCCTGAAGGGATAGAAATGACAGTCTTCGATGTCTGTCCAGAACTTAGAACATTAAATGTACATAAAAGTTAACAAGACCTAGGCTCTGGAAAGTAAGTTCTTGTACAATTTCTGATGCACATATTATTGCCCTGGTTTTGGAAAATGAAGgaagcccccctccccttctATTTCCTTAAAAGTGTCTTTGTAAAGTattaaatgttctaaaaattaagaaaagtataAAGAGGGAAAGATACCAGCCCGCTTATTGAAACAACCACAGTTGATTTTTtgttgtgctttctctttctaattGCAGACCTAGGTGAATTTTGATTCTTctaccattcttttcttttctttcagtttgccAGGCAGTATAGTAGGAATGAGCCACTGACCTTCTCATGGTTACGCAGATATATTAAATGGCCATTACTTCCACCTAAGAATATTAAAGATCTTATGGATCTAGAAGCTGTCCATGATGTCTTGGATCTTTACCTGTGGCTAAGGTATCACATTTTTCCTTTACGTACTCTCGTTTTTCTAAGTAATAGGGGAAATCaaagattttaagaataaatggTCTTTTGCTCTCTCAAGTTAGACACATTTTTGCAGGatgttttatattatgtttattgtCCATTATGGCTGTTGAGCCTTATTTATAAACATTCTAAAAATGACTGAGGGACTTCTGTGATTCTAGTTCAGACAGGTAGGTGAGAAGGTTTACTAGACCGTTGCTATACAAATGGTGGTCCCTGGACCGAAAGCACTGGtaccacctgggaacttgttagaacgAGAGGATATCAGGCCCACCACAGACTTAATCAGACCACATTTTAAGAAGATCTCCAGGTGATTCACTTGTACATTAATATTTGAAAGGTACTCTGCTAGCTCAGTGATTTTCAAAGGTGGGGCATGTCCCACGGGGGAACATACCAGAATCACTTAAGATGAGAGCGATGACCTATCCTCATAATGACAGTATTGCTCAGGTGTGCTGGGGCCAAAATAAGGGTTGATCAGAAGCACTGGACAGAGTTTGCAAAAACAGAACATTTGGGATTAATCAGTGTCAAGATGTAGTTACGTCAGTGAGATAAGTCCAATACTGTGAGAAGAGCTCTTGTTATAACCTAATGTGTCTCTTTCCCAGCTACCGGTTTATAGATATGTTTCCAGATGCCAGCCTTATTCGAGACCTCCAGAAAGAATTGGATGGCATTATCCAAGATGGTGTACACAACATCACCAAACTGATTAAAATTTCAGAGGCACAAAAGCTGTTGAATTTGGAGAGCTTGTCAGCAGAGAACCAGTCACGATTGTCAGGAACTGTGAAGGGCCAAGCTAGAAGGATGCGTGGAGCCAAAACATTAGGGAATAAAGCTGTTGAGACACCCAGCCCCAGTGTGGGAGAGAAATCCCTGGCTTCCAGATTGGTACAGCAAGGCCTTCTCACTGCAGACATGCTGAAACAGCTAGAAAAAGAGTGGCTAACACAACAAACGGAGCATGGCAAAGACAAAACAGAGCATGGAACTCACTCAAAAGGgacaagaaggaagaagaaggaaccTAATTCAGattagttttactttatttttgcaaataaaaatattttaaaacctttttttttctcatatgtatTTACTCGTTGCTATGGTATTGTGGCTATCTCTtactgttgtgttttttgtttgtttttgtggcgTGGGAAAATAAgctcttaaagatttatttaagatttaattattttaacatttaaaaattacaaattacaaatgtcttagagattttatttaaaatttatatactggCCATTTGTAGTATAGCACTAAGATAATGCATTGTAAGGAACTGTGTTTGGGAATAAAATCCATTTGGTGAATTGTTTTGATCAGTTTCCTACACCATTGCTGAGGATGTCATGGATGGAGTTGGTCCCCCACCCGGCTTAAGACTTTTTTAGTaagagagagagtagagggaagggacagagggagagggagaatctcaagcagactctgcactgagtgcagaccccagtggagggctcgatctcatgaccccgaccgagatcataagctgagccaaaaccaagagtcagacacttgaccgactgagccacgcaggtgccccatggaGATATTTGAACCACATTGCTGTCTACTGTACCCATGTACCAGAGACTGTTCTTGTTGCTGGAATTAAGCAGGAACCAAGATAATGTTTCAGCCCTCATGGAGATTATAATTTGATGTGGAGTGAACAGAAGTTAGTTAACCAATAACTtcagctctgtgagggcagagacTGTTGTCTATGAGTTCACTCTGTACTACAGCTCCTGAACTACAGTAGAGGCACAATCAATCTTTGCAAAATGAATGGTTGTAGTTTCAGAGAAATGCTAGAAAGGTAGAATAAGGGAAGAGAGTGGCAAGGCTTTGGAGTTGGACAGATCAGGGTACAGTTTGTCTTATCACTGCTAAGCTCAGTGACCTTGCCCTCTTTAGGATTTGGTCTCTGCCTGGACAGTAATGCATGCCTGGTTGGAATTGTCTAGTAGGTTAAGTGTGATGAGATCCTatttagcacagggcctggtatACAGAAGTGTTTTGTAAATGAACCTGGAGGTTTGGGTTTGTTCTGTGAATTGAGCTCTTAAGCTGTTTCAAGAGCTGAATGAGTTTCTTGAGCAATTGCTAAATTGACGCTGTCTTCAGATTATGGATTAAACCTGATTTGGTTGAACATGGGTCAAGGAACAGCCAAGTTTGCCAAGCTAGTCATCTCTTTCTGGCTTTTTCTTCAGTTGAGATGGTATTTCATTTACCTGAGATGGCAGTCTTTATTCTTCTAATCTTTGCTTTTGTGGAAATAAAAGCTGAACAGCTGGCACTGACTATATTTCTCCCTTGTTTGTGGGTAAACAATATTGAAATGCCTAGAAGGgcataatgtattttttgataCTCTGCATTTGAGCAGCTTCACCTTCTAGAATTTGCTATCCCCTGTGACTTAATACTCCAGCAGACCTAGTCCATTCTTGCTCAGATGGGCTCAAGAAATACTCCTAAACTACCTGGATAATGGATGTGGGCTTATTGTATTTAAATGATAAGGTACATCACTTCGTGTGTCTTAATTCTCCCACTTTCTCCCGTTTGGGGGCCAAATTGGTAAGTCAGAGAAGACACTTAGGCAAGACAATTGCAAACACAGGCCATTTAAGTGTTAGCAAAGCCTCAGATGAGTGGAGAGGGGCTAGGGGGTAATGTTAGAGAAGAAGGACTGCTTGAATGCTGAATTAAGGAGATTTTATAAACAGTGATAACATCATTTACCCTCTAACCCTTCTCTTTGTGGGGGAGGAAGAGCTTTGTGGCTAGGCAGAAGATACTGAAGAAAGATGACATCTGGtgaagcaaaaaaatgaaaataaaaataattgggaTGGCCCTGAGTAATTCTTTGCTGTGTGTTTACTTCCACAAATAGCCTGGtcttccttccactcaggtcgtgttCTTGATTGTAAAAcacaactgttttgtttttccttgcagTTTTCTAGCAGGTTTTGAATCCTTGGATTATCGTGGCTTCAGCTGTCCATCAACATGAGGTTTGGATGTCCATTCCATCTCAGATCCTGCAGAACAGAGCTAGGTAATTCACTAAAATGTGGACAGTACATAACTGGTTAGGAATAATAACCAATGGCTTGTAATGCTTTGTACATTGTGTTTGTGGACTAGTGTAAATCTACACAATTGAATTGGGTCCTTTGGAAAAAACAACTTTGAATCACAAACATacaaaacaatcataaaacaCCAAAGTTTCTTACAGCTTAGAACTGGGAGTCTATAGTTATGATGCAGTCATTCTGCGTGTGTCCGCCTCAGACCTATTAGGCTATAATGAAAAGTTATGGTTTGTTAAGAGACAAGCAAATGGGTAGATGAGTCAGGCTATTTCCCTCCTCTATTTCAAAgccatataaaatacataaacttgAGCAGAGATAGCAATATTTATAAACAGATTACTGAGTTATCACTGTTCTCTAAAAGCCTGTCACTTAACATAGGAAGATAATGTCAGAGATGATAAGTCACATTTGTCTTTATGGGCAAAAATgctggagaaaaacaacaacaaaaaaaccttttttaa
Proteins encoded in this region:
- the LOC116573118 gene encoding thymosin beta-4-like, producing the protein MSDKPDMVEIEKFDKSKLKKTETQEKNPLPSKETIEQEKQAGES
- the SUPV3L1 gene encoding ATP-dependent RNA helicase SUPV3L1, mitochondrial isoform X2; protein product: MIRDPARGWAWTRALLGLCAEEIHLCGESAAIDLVTELMYTTGEEVEVRNYERLTPISVLDHALESLDNLRPGDCIVCFSKNDIYSVSRQIEIRGLESAVIYGSLPPGTKLAQAKKFNDPDDPCKILVATDAIGMGLNLSIRRIIFYSLIKPTINEKGEREIEPITTSQALQIAGRAGRFSSKYKEGEVTTMNREDLSLLKEILNRPVDPIKAAGLHPTAEQIEMFAYHLPDTTLSNLIDIFVDFSQVDGQYFVCNMDDFKFSAELIQHIPLSLRVRYVFCTAPINKKQPFVCSSLLQFARQYSRNEPLTFSWLRRYIKWPLLPPKNIKDLMDLEAVHDVLDLYLWLSYRFIDMFPDASLIRDLQKELDGIIQDGVHNITKLIKISEAQKLLNLESLSAENQSRLSGTVKGQARRMRGAKTLGNKAVETPSPSVGEKSLASRLVQQGLLTADMLKQLEKEWLTQQTEHGKDKTEHGTHSKGTRRKKKEPNSD